The Tessaracoccus aquimaris sequence GCTTCATCCTCGGCTTCTCCATCGTCTTCGTGCTGACAGGCGCCCTGATCGGCGGCCTCGGCTCCGTGCTGCTGACCAACGCGCGGCTGATCACCATCGCGCTCGGCGTCGTGATCATCGTGCTCGGCGCCGCCTTCGCGGGCTGGCTGCCCGCCCCCTCCGGGTGGCGTCCCAACGTCGCACCCCGGCTCGGCGCCTGGGCCTCGCCGCTGCTCGGGATGGTCTTCGGCCTCAGCTTCACGCCGTGCATCGGCCCGGCGCTCGCCGTGGTGCTGACGCTCGCCTTCAACGAGGGCTCCGCCGTGCGCGGTGGCATCCTTGCCTTCTCCTACGCCCTCGGGCTGGGGCTCCCGCTGCTCGCCTTCGCGTTCGCGTTCAGCGCCCTCGCGCCGCGGCTCGCCTGGCTGAAGACGCATCAGCGGCTCATCCAGCGCATCGGCGGCATCCTGATGATCGCCGTCGGCCTCGCCATGATCACGGGCCTGTGGGACCTGCTGATGGCCGGCCTGCGGCAGTGGGCCTCCGAGTTCGGAACGATCCTGTGAGCGCCCGCGGCAACCCTGTCGTCGAG is a genomic window containing:
- a CDS encoding cytochrome c biogenesis CcdA family protein, which produces MVVAIPVAVLAGIVSFASPCVLPLLPGYLSYASGLGTAEIAEGTGRKRLLVGGTLGFILGFSIVFVLTGALIGGLGSVLLTNARLITIALGVVIIVLGAAFAGWLPAPSGWRPNVAPRLGAWASPLLGMVFGLSFTPCIGPALAVVLTLAFNEGSAVRGGILAFSYALGLGLPLLAFAFAFSALAPRLAWLKTHQRLIQRIGGILMIAVGLAMITGLWDLLMAGLRQWASEFGTIL